The proteins below are encoded in one region of Silene latifolia isolate original U9 population chromosome 2, ASM4854445v1, whole genome shotgun sequence:
- the LOC141642662 gene encoding uncharacterized protein LOC141642662 — translation MSNEEFSERVKKTFGNLLANVTPTPTPSTLSNPLWSLTGAEIEKRQWRRDQDTSDRDNNPCASSFDDFVSCARKNSRKNLKNYKKEFDNDDDFHAFDDDDDDGGDDEDKKGGDLDDWDLRGSIGLDSTLDNEDEEDDYDKVAIGRENAGDRLYMGAVADKNAPNFVPPNRMSPDSGDRRRDPRANRLAARIRLKEDDAEVGALAGKHKTGQAPPASAEKDPVSSAGDVNRVKPILKRKEHQESTSKPPKRVRFDPDVSDKNPPGNITRVNQPPLNDRVGRVAQIPDYVQNPSKYTCYSLDSSNEINDKSNDGLHEMNKSQNSESRFELENALSDLPQSITFVPKRKSDSSTGDAVNCDTSNNGDNDSKHSSTHSALIASLIDEDSRESEVGDMEIDGPETSAELCTTSRIKDRQYRTKAVADEPE, via the exons ATGAGCAACGAAGAATTCTCAGAAAGAGTGAAGAAAACCTTCGGAAATCTGTTAGCAAACGtgacaccaacaccaacaccatctACTCTTTCAAATCCATTATGGTCACTTACTGGTGCTGAGATCGAGAAGCGTCAATGGCGGCGTGATCAAGATACTTCTGATCGAGACAACAACCCTTGTGCTTCTTCCTTCGATGATTTCGTCTCTTGTGCTAGGAAGAATTCTCGTAAGAATCTCAAGAATTATAAAAAGGAATTTGATAATGACGATGATTTTCATGCTTTCGACGACGACGACGAtgatggtggtgatgatgaggataAGAAAGGGGGTGATTTGGATGATTGGGATTTGAGGGGTTCTATTGGCTTGGATTCTACTCTTGATAATGAG GACGAGGAAGATGATTATGATAAAGTTGCCATTGGTAGGGAAAATGCTGGTGACCGGTTGTATATGGGTGCCGTTGCTGATAAAAATGCTCCAAACTTCGTACCCCCAAATCGCATGTCCCCTGATAGTGGAGACAGGCGTAGGGACCCACGTGCAAATCGTTTGGCTGCTAGAATTAGACTCAAAGAAGATGATGCGGAAGTTGGAGCCCTGGCAGGGAAGCATAAAACTGGTCAGGCCCCACCTGCAAGTGCTGAAAAAGACCCTGTTTCATCAGCAGGAGATGTCAACCGGGTGAAGCCTATATTGAAACGGAAGGAGCACCAAGAATCGACTTCAAAGCCACCAAAGCGTGTCAGGTTTGACCCTGATGTCAGTGATAAAAATCCTCCTGGGAATATAACCCGGGTTAATCAGCCTCCATTAAATGATAGAGTGGGCCGGGTGGCCCAGATTCCAGATTATGTACAGAATCCTTCCAAGTACACATGCTACAGTCTTGATTCCAGTAATGAAATAAATGATAAGTCAAACGATGGCCTTCATGAGATGAACAAATCCCAGAATTCCGAGTCTCGATTTGAGCTGGAAAATGCTCTATCCGATCTTCCACAATCGATAACTTTTGTTCCTAAGAGAAAGTCCGACTCTTCCACCGGAGATGCTGTTAATTGTGACACTAGTAACAATGGAGACAATGATTCGAAGCATTCTTCTACTCATTCAGCCTTGATTGCTAGTCTTATAGATGAAGATTCCCGAGAGTCTGAAGTTGGTGACATGGAAATTGACGGGCCCGAAACAAGTGCAGAACTATGCACCACCTCCCGAATAAAGGACCGTCAGTATCGAACAAAGGCGGTGGCAGATGAGCCAGAATAG